The following are from one region of the Vanessa cardui chromosome 3, ilVanCard2.1, whole genome shotgun sequence genome:
- the LOC124543909 gene encoding protein piccolo-like isoform X3, with the protein MNSALKPVLPQPGVPQPGGQASPAKGNVASANHTVGLPQGAQNSLHHGSNNLVGQNLIHHAPTPQLPTHAVPSMAPVSANMAQMAQNMSHHGNLSHVTQNSITPANIAASPSKSASTSAPLSLVQDKANASQPLALTRTPEKKEPDSTGHANGTIESPKSASNAPSTLKPQNPEPKQDKQDIAKTSPSTPKPPEKAVSAPSTPQKPETSNPVSQADGPAQPKVATANEPPEKSPSKPTELKPAPAADVAPTQSDSKPVPESANENQSQEKPSPPQKEPMECVKPETAKEEKKDEVVEKPAKIPEEKIEEKPEPPKQEEPEKQQKDEKIEDKKSEVKTLPKTEVKVAPKSTLKLATVTPPMRKRRQVSEKVDGPTPPKKATEGDNTPDTRTKRNRTKVQLYQSPTPEIAMATKLSASAGRSTPTKPNDDKLIVFYKNEYLAVRNAEGGFYVCQTVQNVYRTTRKIKIRWLSQDKSDATGETYKPDFYDITDMECVLTTLSMQREGGGAQRLRAGERARAASILQRALRAEQSGANCLQLTEEHPDGLDLSLYTDESQLEKKSRKRNSSKSSPRTQDDATETANDEATPSKKARTTPKRSPKSVRKSKSTPKTQKRKSSGSTPTVATSSKVGIVRRIYRNTATALTEKAKAKTPTKRTPVKSTKVETPMSTPRKGRRAAKENKPSPVVPTPSTSTGKTGRTRRPPVKK; encoded by the exons ATGAACTCTGCTTTAAAACCAGTGCTGCCCCAACCGGGGGTACCTCAACCAGGCGGCCAGGCGAGTCCAGCAAAAGGCAACGTAGCGAGCGCAAACCACACCGTAGGACTACCGCAGGGTGCTCAAAACTCTCTTCATCACGGCTCCAACAACTTGGTTGGTCAGAACCTGATCCACCACGCCCCCACGCCTCAGTTGCCAACTCACGCGGTGCCGTCCATGGCTCCTGTGTCCGCCAACATGGCCCAAATGGCACAAAACATGAGCCACCACGGAAACCTGTCTCACGTCACACAAAACTCTATTACACCGGCAAACATAGCTGCCAGCCCAAGTAAAAGTGCAAGCACTAGTGCTCCCCTCAGTTTAGTGCAAGACAAAGCAAATGCATCGCAACCCCTAGCTTTAACTAGAACACCCGAGAAAAAAGAACCAGATTCAACCGGCCATGCCAATGGGACGATAGAGTCCCCTAAATCGGCATCGAATGCACCATCTACACTGAAACCACAAAATCCTGAACCAAAACAAGACAAGCAAGATATTGCCAAAACATCACCAAGTACACCTAAACCACCCGAAAAAGCAGTTAGTGCTCCTAGCACACCTCAAAAACCTGAGACGTCCAATCCTGTCAGTCAGGCAGATGGTCCAGCACAACCTAAAGTAGCTACAGCTAATGAACCCCCAGAGAAATCACCATCAAAACCAACAGAGCTTAAGCCAGCACCTGCTGCAGACGTAGCGCCCACACAGAGTGATAGTAAGCCTGTGCCTGAATCAGCTAATGAGAATCAGAGTCAAGAGAAACCATCTCCTCCACAGAAAGAACCAATGGAATGTGTAAAACCGGAAACTGCTAAGGAAGAGAAGAAAGACGAAGTCGTAGAAAAACCAGCAAAAATACCAGAAGAGAAAATAGAAGAAAAACCAGAGCCACCTAAGCAGGAAGAGCCTGAAAAACAACAGAAAGATGAAAAAATCGAGGACAAGAAGTCTGAGGTTAAAACACTACCTAAAACTGAGGTTAAGGTTGCACCAAAATCCACACTAAAGTTGGCTACAGTGACCCCCCCTATGAGAAAGCGGAGACAGGTGTCTGAAAAAGTGGACGGCCCAACACCACCTAAAAAGGCAACTGAGGGTGACAACACACCTGATACAAGAACTAAGAGGAATCGGACAAAG GTCCAATTATACCAGTCTCCAACACCAGAAATAGCTATGGCGACTAAGCTATCGGCTTCGGCAGGACGATCCACGCCGACCAAGCCGAACGATGACAAACTAATCGTTTTTTATAA GAACGAATATTTAGCCGTTCGTAATGCTGAAGGTGGTTTCTACGTTTGCCAAACCGTGCAAAACGTTTACCGGACGACACGAAAAATCAAAATACGCTGGCTCTCTCAGGACAAGTCAGATGCAACGGGTGAAACGTACAAGCCGGATTTCTATGACATCACAG ACATGGAGTGCGTGCTGACGACGCTGTCGATGCAGCGCGAGGGCGGCGGCGCGCAGCGGCTGCGTGCGGGCgagcgcgcgcgcgccgcctccATCCTGCAGCGCGCGCTGCGCGCCGAGCAGAGCGGCGCCAACTGCCTGCAGCTCACCGAGGAGCACCCCGACGGAC TGGACCTCTCGCTGTATACTGACGAGTCGCAGCTAGAGAAGAAATCGCGCAAACGCAATAGCTCCAAGAGTTCCCCTCGTACACAGGACGACGCTACCGAGACTGCG AATGATGAGGCGACGCCTAGCAAAAAAGCGCGAACGACGCCAAAACGCAGTCCGAAAAGCGTCCGTAAATCCAAATCAACACCAAAAACTCAAAAACGAAAATCGTCAGGTAGTACGCCCACTGTGGCGACCTCTAGCAAGGTAGGCATAGTACGACGGATATATAGAAAT ACGGCAACGGCGTTGACGGAAAAGGCAAAAGCGAAAACGCCGACAAAGCGAACGCCCGTCAAATCAACGAAAGTTGAAACTCCAATGTCTACCCCGAGAAAGGGTCGACGCGCGGCAAAAG AAAACAAACCATCTCCCGTAGTGCCAACGCCCTCAACGTCGACGGGTAAGACGGGTCGCACCCGACGTCCTCCGGTAAAGAAATAA
- the LOC124543909 gene encoding protein piccolo-like isoform X2: MNYCFGSKTSRCSDSQQQQLLPQPGVPQPGGQASPAKGNVASANHTVGLPQGAQNSLHHGSNNLVGQNLIHHAPTPQLPTHAVPSMAPVSANMAQMAQNMSHHGNLSHVTQNSITPANIAASPSKSASTSAPLSLVQDKANASQPLALTRTPEKKEPDSTGHANGTIESPKSASNAPSTLKPQNPEPKQDKQDIAKTSPSTPKPPEKAVSAPSTPQKPETSNPVSQADGPAQPKVATANEPPEKSPSKPTELKPAPAADVAPTQSDSKPVPESANENQSQEKPSPPQKEPMECVKPETAKEEKKDEVVEKPAKIPEEKIEEKPEPPKQEEPEKQQKDEKIEDKKSEVKTLPKTEVKVAPKSTLKLATVTPPMRKRRQVSEKVDGPTPPKKATEGDNTPDTRTKRNRTKVQLYQSPTPEIAMATKLSASAGRSTPTKPNDDKLIVFYKNEYLAVRNAEGGFYVCQTVQNVYRTTRKIKIRWLSQDKSDATGETYKPDFYDITDMECVLTTLSMQREGGGAQRLRAGERARAASILQRALRAEQSGANCLQLTEEHPDGLDLSLYTDESQLEKKSRKRNSSKSSPRTQDDATETANDEATPSKKARTTPKRSPKSVRKSKSTPKTQKRKSSGSTPTVATSSKTATALTEKAKAKTPTKRTPVKSTKVETPMSTPRKGRRAAKENKPSPVVPTPSTSTGKTGRTRRPPVKK, translated from the exons ATGAATTATTGTTTTGGGTCAAAGACATCTCGGTGTTCTGACTCGCAACAACAACAGT TGCTGCCCCAACCGGGGGTACCTCAACCAGGCGGCCAGGCGAGTCCAGCAAAAGGCAACGTAGCGAGCGCAAACCACACCGTAGGACTACCGCAGGGTGCTCAAAACTCTCTTCATCACGGCTCCAACAACTTGGTTGGTCAGAACCTGATCCACCACGCCCCCACGCCTCAGTTGCCAACTCACGCGGTGCCGTCCATGGCTCCTGTGTCCGCCAACATGGCCCAAATGGCACAAAACATGAGCCACCACGGAAACCTGTCTCACGTCACACAAAACTCTATTACACCGGCAAACATAGCTGCCAGCCCAAGTAAAAGTGCAAGCACTAGTGCTCCCCTCAGTTTAGTGCAAGACAAAGCAAATGCATCGCAACCCCTAGCTTTAACTAGAACACCCGAGAAAAAAGAACCAGATTCAACCGGCCATGCCAATGGGACGATAGAGTCCCCTAAATCGGCATCGAATGCACCATCTACACTGAAACCACAAAATCCTGAACCAAAACAAGACAAGCAAGATATTGCCAAAACATCACCAAGTACACCTAAACCACCCGAAAAAGCAGTTAGTGCTCCTAGCACACCTCAAAAACCTGAGACGTCCAATCCTGTCAGTCAGGCAGATGGTCCAGCACAACCTAAAGTAGCTACAGCTAATGAACCCCCAGAGAAATCACCATCAAAACCAACAGAGCTTAAGCCAGCACCTGCTGCAGACGTAGCGCCCACACAGAGTGATAGTAAGCCTGTGCCTGAATCAGCTAATGAGAATCAGAGTCAAGAGAAACCATCTCCTCCACAGAAAGAACCAATGGAATGTGTAAAACCGGAAACTGCTAAGGAAGAGAAGAAAGACGAAGTCGTAGAAAAACCAGCAAAAATACCAGAAGAGAAAATAGAAGAAAAACCAGAGCCACCTAAGCAGGAAGAGCCTGAAAAACAACAGAAAGATGAAAAAATCGAGGACAAGAAGTCTGAGGTTAAAACACTACCTAAAACTGAGGTTAAGGTTGCACCAAAATCCACACTAAAGTTGGCTACAGTGACCCCCCCTATGAGAAAGCGGAGACAGGTGTCTGAAAAAGTGGACGGCCCAACACCACCTAAAAAGGCAACTGAGGGTGACAACACACCTGATACAAGAACTAAGAGGAATCGGACAAAG GTCCAATTATACCAGTCTCCAACACCAGAAATAGCTATGGCGACTAAGCTATCGGCTTCGGCAGGACGATCCACGCCGACCAAGCCGAACGATGACAAACTAATCGTTTTTTATAA GAACGAATATTTAGCCGTTCGTAATGCTGAAGGTGGTTTCTACGTTTGCCAAACCGTGCAAAACGTTTACCGGACGACACGAAAAATCAAAATACGCTGGCTCTCTCAGGACAAGTCAGATGCAACGGGTGAAACGTACAAGCCGGATTTCTATGACATCACAG ACATGGAGTGCGTGCTGACGACGCTGTCGATGCAGCGCGAGGGCGGCGGCGCGCAGCGGCTGCGTGCGGGCgagcgcgcgcgcgccgcctccATCCTGCAGCGCGCGCTGCGCGCCGAGCAGAGCGGCGCCAACTGCCTGCAGCTCACCGAGGAGCACCCCGACGGAC TGGACCTCTCGCTGTATACTGACGAGTCGCAGCTAGAGAAGAAATCGCGCAAACGCAATAGCTCCAAGAGTTCCCCTCGTACACAGGACGACGCTACCGAGACTGCG AATGATGAGGCGACGCCTAGCAAAAAAGCGCGAACGACGCCAAAACGCAGTCCGAAAAGCGTCCGTAAATCCAAATCAACACCAAAAACTCAAAAACGAAAATCGTCAGGTAGTACGCCCACTGTGGCGACCTCTAGCAAG ACGGCAACGGCGTTGACGGAAAAGGCAAAAGCGAAAACGCCGACAAAGCGAACGCCCGTCAAATCAACGAAAGTTGAAACTCCAATGTCTACCCCGAGAAAGGGTCGACGCGCGGCAAAAG AAAACAAACCATCTCCCGTAGTGCCAACGCCCTCAACGTCGACGGGTAAGACGGGTCGCACCCGACGTCCTCCGGTAAAGAAATAA
- the LOC124543909 gene encoding protein piccolo-like isoform X4: MNSALKPVLPQPGVPQPGGQASPAKGNVASANHTVGLPQGAQNSLHHGSNNLVGQNLIHHAPTPQLPTHAVPSMAPVSANMAQMAQNMSHHGNLSHVTQNSITPANIAASPSKSASTSAPLSLVQDKANASQPLALTRTPEKKEPDSTGHANGTIESPKSASNAPSTLKPQNPEPKQDKQDIAKTSPSTPKPPEKAVSAPSTPQKPETSNPVSQADGPAQPKVATANEPPEKSPSKPTELKPAPAADVAPTQSDSKPVPESANENQSQEKPSPPQKEPMECVKPETAKEEKKDEVVEKPAKIPEEKIEEKPEPPKQEEPEKQQKDEKIEDKKSEVKTLPKTEVKVAPKSTLKLATVTPPMRKRRQVSEKVDGPTPPKKATEGDNTPDTRTKRNRTKVQLYQSPTPEIAMATKLSASAGRSTPTKPNDDKLIVFYKNEYLAVRNAEGGFYVCQTVQNVYRTTRKIKIRWLSQDKSDATGETYKPDFYDITDMECVLTTLSMQREGGGAQRLRAGERARAASILQRALRAEQSGANCLQLTEEHPDGLDLSLYTDESQLEKKSRKRNSSKSSPRTQDDATETANDEATPSKKARTTPKRSPKSVRKSKSTPKTQKRKSSGSTPTVATSSKTATALTEKAKAKTPTKRTPVKSTKVETPMSTPRKGRRAAKENKPSPVVPTPSTSTGKTGRTRRPPVKK, encoded by the exons ATGAACTCTGCTTTAAAACCAGTGCTGCCCCAACCGGGGGTACCTCAACCAGGCGGCCAGGCGAGTCCAGCAAAAGGCAACGTAGCGAGCGCAAACCACACCGTAGGACTACCGCAGGGTGCTCAAAACTCTCTTCATCACGGCTCCAACAACTTGGTTGGTCAGAACCTGATCCACCACGCCCCCACGCCTCAGTTGCCAACTCACGCGGTGCCGTCCATGGCTCCTGTGTCCGCCAACATGGCCCAAATGGCACAAAACATGAGCCACCACGGAAACCTGTCTCACGTCACACAAAACTCTATTACACCGGCAAACATAGCTGCCAGCCCAAGTAAAAGTGCAAGCACTAGTGCTCCCCTCAGTTTAGTGCAAGACAAAGCAAATGCATCGCAACCCCTAGCTTTAACTAGAACACCCGAGAAAAAAGAACCAGATTCAACCGGCCATGCCAATGGGACGATAGAGTCCCCTAAATCGGCATCGAATGCACCATCTACACTGAAACCACAAAATCCTGAACCAAAACAAGACAAGCAAGATATTGCCAAAACATCACCAAGTACACCTAAACCACCCGAAAAAGCAGTTAGTGCTCCTAGCACACCTCAAAAACCTGAGACGTCCAATCCTGTCAGTCAGGCAGATGGTCCAGCACAACCTAAAGTAGCTACAGCTAATGAACCCCCAGAGAAATCACCATCAAAACCAACAGAGCTTAAGCCAGCACCTGCTGCAGACGTAGCGCCCACACAGAGTGATAGTAAGCCTGTGCCTGAATCAGCTAATGAGAATCAGAGTCAAGAGAAACCATCTCCTCCACAGAAAGAACCAATGGAATGTGTAAAACCGGAAACTGCTAAGGAAGAGAAGAAAGACGAAGTCGTAGAAAAACCAGCAAAAATACCAGAAGAGAAAATAGAAGAAAAACCAGAGCCACCTAAGCAGGAAGAGCCTGAAAAACAACAGAAAGATGAAAAAATCGAGGACAAGAAGTCTGAGGTTAAAACACTACCTAAAACTGAGGTTAAGGTTGCACCAAAATCCACACTAAAGTTGGCTACAGTGACCCCCCCTATGAGAAAGCGGAGACAGGTGTCTGAAAAAGTGGACGGCCCAACACCACCTAAAAAGGCAACTGAGGGTGACAACACACCTGATACAAGAACTAAGAGGAATCGGACAAAG GTCCAATTATACCAGTCTCCAACACCAGAAATAGCTATGGCGACTAAGCTATCGGCTTCGGCAGGACGATCCACGCCGACCAAGCCGAACGATGACAAACTAATCGTTTTTTATAA GAACGAATATTTAGCCGTTCGTAATGCTGAAGGTGGTTTCTACGTTTGCCAAACCGTGCAAAACGTTTACCGGACGACACGAAAAATCAAAATACGCTGGCTCTCTCAGGACAAGTCAGATGCAACGGGTGAAACGTACAAGCCGGATTTCTATGACATCACAG ACATGGAGTGCGTGCTGACGACGCTGTCGATGCAGCGCGAGGGCGGCGGCGCGCAGCGGCTGCGTGCGGGCgagcgcgcgcgcgccgcctccATCCTGCAGCGCGCGCTGCGCGCCGAGCAGAGCGGCGCCAACTGCCTGCAGCTCACCGAGGAGCACCCCGACGGAC TGGACCTCTCGCTGTATACTGACGAGTCGCAGCTAGAGAAGAAATCGCGCAAACGCAATAGCTCCAAGAGTTCCCCTCGTACACAGGACGACGCTACCGAGACTGCG AATGATGAGGCGACGCCTAGCAAAAAAGCGCGAACGACGCCAAAACGCAGTCCGAAAAGCGTCCGTAAATCCAAATCAACACCAAAAACTCAAAAACGAAAATCGTCAGGTAGTACGCCCACTGTGGCGACCTCTAGCAAG ACGGCAACGGCGTTGACGGAAAAGGCAAAAGCGAAAACGCCGACAAAGCGAACGCCCGTCAAATCAACGAAAGTTGAAACTCCAATGTCTACCCCGAGAAAGGGTCGACGCGCGGCAAAAG AAAACAAACCATCTCCCGTAGTGCCAACGCCCTCAACGTCGACGGGTAAGACGGGTCGCACCCGACGTCCTCCGGTAAAGAAATAA
- the LOC124543909 gene encoding protein piccolo-like isoform X5 — MAPVSANMAQMAQNMSHHGNLSHVTQNSITPANIAASPSKSASTSAPLSLVQDKANASQPLALTRTPEKKEPDSTGHANGTIESPKSASNAPSTLKPQNPEPKQDKQDIAKTSPSTPKPPEKAVSAPSTPQKPETSNPVSQADGPAQPKVATANEPPEKSPSKPTELKPAPAADVAPTQSDSKPVPESANENQSQEKPSPPQKEPMECVKPETAKEEKKDEVVEKPAKIPEEKIEEKPEPPKQEEPEKQQKDEKIEDKKSEVKTLPKTEVKVAPKSTLKLATVTPPMRKRRQVSEKVDGPTPPKKATEGDNTPDTRTKRNRTKVQLYQSPTPEIAMATKLSASAGRSTPTKPNDDKLIVFYKNEYLAVRNAEGGFYVCQTVQNVYRTTRKIKIRWLSQDKSDATGETYKPDFYDITDMECVLTTLSMQREGGGAQRLRAGERARAASILQRALRAEQSGANCLQLTEEHPDGLDLSLYTDESQLEKKSRKRNSSKSSPRTQDDATETANDEATPSKKARTTPKRSPKSVRKSKSTPKTQKRKSSGSTPTVATSSKVGIVRRIYRNTATALTEKAKAKTPTKRTPVKSTKVETPMSTPRKGRRAAKENKPSPVVPTPSTSTGKTGRTRRPPVKK; from the exons ATGGCTCCTGTGTCCGCCAACATGGCCCAAATGGCACAAAACATGAGCCACCACGGAAACCTGTCTCACGTCACACAAAACTCTATTACACCGGCAAACATAGCTGCCAGCCCAAGTAAAAGTGCAAGCACTAGTGCTCCCCTCAGTTTAGTGCAAGACAAAGCAAATGCATCGCAACCCCTAGCTTTAACTAGAACACCCGAGAAAAAAGAACCAGATTCAACCGGCCATGCCAATGGGACGATAGAGTCCCCTAAATCGGCATCGAATGCACCATCTACACTGAAACCACAAAATCCTGAACCAAAACAAGACAAGCAAGATATTGCCAAAACATCACCAAGTACACCTAAACCACCCGAAAAAGCAGTTAGTGCTCCTAGCACACCTCAAAAACCTGAGACGTCCAATCCTGTCAGTCAGGCAGATGGTCCAGCACAACCTAAAGTAGCTACAGCTAATGAACCCCCAGAGAAATCACCATCAAAACCAACAGAGCTTAAGCCAGCACCTGCTGCAGACGTAGCGCCCACACAGAGTGATAGTAAGCCTGTGCCTGAATCAGCTAATGAGAATCAGAGTCAAGAGAAACCATCTCCTCCACAGAAAGAACCAATGGAATGTGTAAAACCGGAAACTGCTAAGGAAGAGAAGAAAGACGAAGTCGTAGAAAAACCAGCAAAAATACCAGAAGAGAAAATAGAAGAAAAACCAGAGCCACCTAAGCAGGAAGAGCCTGAAAAACAACAGAAAGATGAAAAAATCGAGGACAAGAAGTCTGAGGTTAAAACACTACCTAAAACTGAGGTTAAGGTTGCACCAAAATCCACACTAAAGTTGGCTACAGTGACCCCCCCTATGAGAAAGCGGAGACAGGTGTCTGAAAAAGTGGACGGCCCAACACCACCTAAAAAGGCAACTGAGGGTGACAACACACCTGATACAAGAACTAAGAGGAATCGGACAAAG GTCCAATTATACCAGTCTCCAACACCAGAAATAGCTATGGCGACTAAGCTATCGGCTTCGGCAGGACGATCCACGCCGACCAAGCCGAACGATGACAAACTAATCGTTTTTTATAA GAACGAATATTTAGCCGTTCGTAATGCTGAAGGTGGTTTCTACGTTTGCCAAACCGTGCAAAACGTTTACCGGACGACACGAAAAATCAAAATACGCTGGCTCTCTCAGGACAAGTCAGATGCAACGGGTGAAACGTACAAGCCGGATTTCTATGACATCACAG ACATGGAGTGCGTGCTGACGACGCTGTCGATGCAGCGCGAGGGCGGCGGCGCGCAGCGGCTGCGTGCGGGCgagcgcgcgcgcgccgcctccATCCTGCAGCGCGCGCTGCGCGCCGAGCAGAGCGGCGCCAACTGCCTGCAGCTCACCGAGGAGCACCCCGACGGAC TGGACCTCTCGCTGTATACTGACGAGTCGCAGCTAGAGAAGAAATCGCGCAAACGCAATAGCTCCAAGAGTTCCCCTCGTACACAGGACGACGCTACCGAGACTGCG AATGATGAGGCGACGCCTAGCAAAAAAGCGCGAACGACGCCAAAACGCAGTCCGAAAAGCGTCCGTAAATCCAAATCAACACCAAAAACTCAAAAACGAAAATCGTCAGGTAGTACGCCCACTGTGGCGACCTCTAGCAAGGTAGGCATAGTACGACGGATATATAGAAAT ACGGCAACGGCGTTGACGGAAAAGGCAAAAGCGAAAACGCCGACAAAGCGAACGCCCGTCAAATCAACGAAAGTTGAAACTCCAATGTCTACCCCGAGAAAGGGTCGACGCGCGGCAAAAG AAAACAAACCATCTCCCGTAGTGCCAACGCCCTCAACGTCGACGGGTAAGACGGGTCGCACCCGACGTCCTCCGGTAAAGAAATAA
- the LOC124543909 gene encoding protein piccolo-like isoform X1: protein MNYCFGSKTSRCSDSQQQQLLPQPGVPQPGGQASPAKGNVASANHTVGLPQGAQNSLHHGSNNLVGQNLIHHAPTPQLPTHAVPSMAPVSANMAQMAQNMSHHGNLSHVTQNSITPANIAASPSKSASTSAPLSLVQDKANASQPLALTRTPEKKEPDSTGHANGTIESPKSASNAPSTLKPQNPEPKQDKQDIAKTSPSTPKPPEKAVSAPSTPQKPETSNPVSQADGPAQPKVATANEPPEKSPSKPTELKPAPAADVAPTQSDSKPVPESANENQSQEKPSPPQKEPMECVKPETAKEEKKDEVVEKPAKIPEEKIEEKPEPPKQEEPEKQQKDEKIEDKKSEVKTLPKTEVKVAPKSTLKLATVTPPMRKRRQVSEKVDGPTPPKKATEGDNTPDTRTKRNRTKVQLYQSPTPEIAMATKLSASAGRSTPTKPNDDKLIVFYKNEYLAVRNAEGGFYVCQTVQNVYRTTRKIKIRWLSQDKSDATGETYKPDFYDITDMECVLTTLSMQREGGGAQRLRAGERARAASILQRALRAEQSGANCLQLTEEHPDGLDLSLYTDESQLEKKSRKRNSSKSSPRTQDDATETANDEATPSKKARTTPKRSPKSVRKSKSTPKTQKRKSSGSTPTVATSSKVGIVRRIYRNTATALTEKAKAKTPTKRTPVKSTKVETPMSTPRKGRRAAKENKPSPVVPTPSTSTGKTGRTRRPPVKK, encoded by the exons ATGAATTATTGTTTTGGGTCAAAGACATCTCGGTGTTCTGACTCGCAACAACAACAGT TGCTGCCCCAACCGGGGGTACCTCAACCAGGCGGCCAGGCGAGTCCAGCAAAAGGCAACGTAGCGAGCGCAAACCACACCGTAGGACTACCGCAGGGTGCTCAAAACTCTCTTCATCACGGCTCCAACAACTTGGTTGGTCAGAACCTGATCCACCACGCCCCCACGCCTCAGTTGCCAACTCACGCGGTGCCGTCCATGGCTCCTGTGTCCGCCAACATGGCCCAAATGGCACAAAACATGAGCCACCACGGAAACCTGTCTCACGTCACACAAAACTCTATTACACCGGCAAACATAGCTGCCAGCCCAAGTAAAAGTGCAAGCACTAGTGCTCCCCTCAGTTTAGTGCAAGACAAAGCAAATGCATCGCAACCCCTAGCTTTAACTAGAACACCCGAGAAAAAAGAACCAGATTCAACCGGCCATGCCAATGGGACGATAGAGTCCCCTAAATCGGCATCGAATGCACCATCTACACTGAAACCACAAAATCCTGAACCAAAACAAGACAAGCAAGATATTGCCAAAACATCACCAAGTACACCTAAACCACCCGAAAAAGCAGTTAGTGCTCCTAGCACACCTCAAAAACCTGAGACGTCCAATCCTGTCAGTCAGGCAGATGGTCCAGCACAACCTAAAGTAGCTACAGCTAATGAACCCCCAGAGAAATCACCATCAAAACCAACAGAGCTTAAGCCAGCACCTGCTGCAGACGTAGCGCCCACACAGAGTGATAGTAAGCCTGTGCCTGAATCAGCTAATGAGAATCAGAGTCAAGAGAAACCATCTCCTCCACAGAAAGAACCAATGGAATGTGTAAAACCGGAAACTGCTAAGGAAGAGAAGAAAGACGAAGTCGTAGAAAAACCAGCAAAAATACCAGAAGAGAAAATAGAAGAAAAACCAGAGCCACCTAAGCAGGAAGAGCCTGAAAAACAACAGAAAGATGAAAAAATCGAGGACAAGAAGTCTGAGGTTAAAACACTACCTAAAACTGAGGTTAAGGTTGCACCAAAATCCACACTAAAGTTGGCTACAGTGACCCCCCCTATGAGAAAGCGGAGACAGGTGTCTGAAAAAGTGGACGGCCCAACACCACCTAAAAAGGCAACTGAGGGTGACAACACACCTGATACAAGAACTAAGAGGAATCGGACAAAG GTCCAATTATACCAGTCTCCAACACCAGAAATAGCTATGGCGACTAAGCTATCGGCTTCGGCAGGACGATCCACGCCGACCAAGCCGAACGATGACAAACTAATCGTTTTTTATAA GAACGAATATTTAGCCGTTCGTAATGCTGAAGGTGGTTTCTACGTTTGCCAAACCGTGCAAAACGTTTACCGGACGACACGAAAAATCAAAATACGCTGGCTCTCTCAGGACAAGTCAGATGCAACGGGTGAAACGTACAAGCCGGATTTCTATGACATCACAG ACATGGAGTGCGTGCTGACGACGCTGTCGATGCAGCGCGAGGGCGGCGGCGCGCAGCGGCTGCGTGCGGGCgagcgcgcgcgcgccgcctccATCCTGCAGCGCGCGCTGCGCGCCGAGCAGAGCGGCGCCAACTGCCTGCAGCTCACCGAGGAGCACCCCGACGGAC TGGACCTCTCGCTGTATACTGACGAGTCGCAGCTAGAGAAGAAATCGCGCAAACGCAATAGCTCCAAGAGTTCCCCTCGTACACAGGACGACGCTACCGAGACTGCG AATGATGAGGCGACGCCTAGCAAAAAAGCGCGAACGACGCCAAAACGCAGTCCGAAAAGCGTCCGTAAATCCAAATCAACACCAAAAACTCAAAAACGAAAATCGTCAGGTAGTACGCCCACTGTGGCGACCTCTAGCAAGGTAGGCATAGTACGACGGATATATAGAAAT ACGGCAACGGCGTTGACGGAAAAGGCAAAAGCGAAAACGCCGACAAAGCGAACGCCCGTCAAATCAACGAAAGTTGAAACTCCAATGTCTACCCCGAGAAAGGGTCGACGCGCGGCAAAAG AAAACAAACCATCTCCCGTAGTGCCAACGCCCTCAACGTCGACGGGTAAGACGGGTCGCACCCGACGTCCTCCGGTAAAGAAATAA
- the LOC124543779 gene encoding 60S ribosomal protein L26: MKYNKLVTSSRRKNRKRHFSAPSHIRRVLMSSPLSKELRQKFNVKSMPIRKDDEVQVVRGHYKGQQVGKVVQVYRKKFVVYIERIQREKANGASAYVGIHPSKCVIVKLKMNKDRKAILDRRAKGRLAALGADKGKYTEETATAMEAS, from the exons ATGAAGTACAATAAGCTGGTAACGTCCTCCAGGAGGAAAAACAGGAAGAGGCATTTCAGCGCCCCTTCACATATCAGAAGAGTTCTGATGTCTTCTCCTTTATCCAAGGAACTGAGGCAAAAGTTCAATGTTAAATCTATGCCAATCCGCAAAGACGACGAAGTTCAG GTTGTACGAGGACATTACAAAGGCCAACAGGTTGGCAAAGTTGTCCAAGTGTACCGTAAGAAGTTTGTTGTGTACATTGAGAGGATCCAGAGAGAGAAGGCTAACGGTGCCAGTGCTTATGTCGGCATCCACCCCTCTAAG tGTGTAATTGTGAAACTAAAGATGAACAAGGACCGTAAAGCCATCTTAGACCGTAGAGCAAAGGGCAGATTGGCAGCTCTCGGTGCAGACAAGGGCAAATACACAGAGGAGACTGCCACCGCAATGGAGGCCTCGTAA